The following coding sequences lie in one Saimiri boliviensis isolate mSaiBol1 chromosome 6, mSaiBol1.pri, whole genome shotgun sequence genomic window:
- the LOC101042538 gene encoding olfactory receptor 51I2-like — translation MLPPQSYVNISFFQPPAFLMIGIPGLEAIHTWLAIPFPSMYTVALTGNCLILLAVKRTPSLHQPMYYFLCMLALTDVGLTLSTLPTTLAVLWFDYRLIGFNACLVQMFFLHSFSVAESSVLLAMSFDRFVAISNPLHYAVVLTNNVIIGIGLAIVVRATLCLFPVPFLIKCLNFCPGGNILSHSFCFHPDVMRWAYADITINICYGLYVVVSTGGIDSLLIILSYTFILHTVMDLASPRERIRALNTCVSHILAVFVFFVPGITMSMMHRFGRHLPHTVHALVAYAYLVIPPVLNPIIYSVKSKPIREAMLRMLRKRCQG, via the coding sequence ATGCTCCCTCCACAGTCCTATGTCAACATCTCCTTCTTCCAGCCACCTGCTTTTCTCATGATTGGCATCCCAGGGCTGGAGGCCATTCACACCTGGCTCGCCATCCCCTTCCCCTCCATGTACACTGTGGCCCTCACTGGGAACTGCCTGATCCTCCTAGCTGTGAAGAGGACCCCCAGCCTGCACCAGCCCATGTACTACTTCCTGTGCATGCTGGCGCTCACTGATGTGGGCCTCACCTTGTCCACACTACCCACCACCCTGGCTGTGCTCTGGTTTGACTATCGGCTCATTGGTTTCAATGCCTGCCTGGTCCAGATGTTCTTCCTGCACTCCTTCTCTGTGGCGGAGTCCTCAGTGCTCCTGGCCATGTCCTTTGACCGCTTTGTGGCCATATCCAATCCCCTGCACTATGCAGTTGTCCTCACAAATAATGTCATCATCGGGATTGGGCTGGCCATTGTGGTTCGAGCTACCTTGTGCCTCTTCCCTGTGCCATTTTTGATTAAGTGTCTAAATTTCTGCCCTGGCGGTAACATCCTGTCCCACTCATTCTGTTTCCACCCTGATGTGATGAGGTGGGCCTACGCTGACATCACGATCAATATATGCTATGGGCTCTACGTGGTTGTATCTACAGGGGGCATAGACTCCCTGCTCATCATCCTGTCCTATACCTTCATCCTGCACACAGTCATGGATCTGGCCTCTCCCAGGGAGCGCATCCGGGCCCTCAACACCTGTGTTTCCCACATCCTGGCTGTCTTTGTCTTCTTCGTTCCAGGTATCACCATGTCCATGATGCACCGTTTTGGGAGGCACCTGCCCCACACTGTACATGCTCTTGTTGCCTATGCGTACCTGGTGATACCTCCTGTGCTCAACCCCATCATTTACAGTGTGAAGTCTAAGCCCATCAGGGAGGCCATGCTCAGGATGCTGAGGAAGAGATGCCAAGGATGA